In Silene latifolia isolate original U9 population chromosome X, ASM4854445v1, whole genome shotgun sequence, the following proteins share a genomic window:
- the LOC141617902 gene encoding protein FAR-RED IMPAIRED RESPONSE 1-like — MTETRIGFYFDYDLDDDGSLCRAIWADGTARENYKLFGDTVSFDPTYFTNKYSMVFTLFTGVDHHKRSVTFCGALIAREDYESFNWVFNRFLHAMGGKEPEYIITDQDPGIIKSVPLVFKTACHLFCMWHIMNKMPKKFGVSRSDYNDFMCKLNETIWDEELEAAEFDAMWEQIIEEHRVGAHDWFADTYAIRGQWVMALCGDLKMTSVMRMT; from the coding sequence ATGACTGAAACAAGAATAGGTTTCTACTTTGACTACGATCTTGACGATGATGGCAGCCTATGTAGGGCTATATGGGCGGACGGTACTGCCCGAGAGAACTACAAGCTATTTGGTGATACGGTGTCATTCGACCCAACTTACTTCACAAATAAGTATTCTATGGTTTTCACACTGTTCACCGGTGTGGATCACCATAAACGTTCAGTGACGTTCTGTGGGGCTCTAATTGCAAGGGAAGATTATGAGTCATTTAATTGGGTTTTCAACCGATTTTTACATGCAATGGGGGGTAAGGAACCCGAGTACATAATTACAGATCAGGACCCGGGGATTATCAAATCTGTCCCTCTTGTTTTCAAGACAGCGTGCCATCTGTtttgtatgtggcatataatgaacaaaatgCCCAAGAAGTTTGGTGTCTCTAGGAGTGATTATAATGACTTCATGTGTAAACTTAATGAAACTATATGGGATGAGGAACTTGAAGCAGCAGAATTCGATGCTATGTGGGAGCAAATTATTGAAGAGCATAGAGTTGGTGCCCATGATTGGTTTGCGGATACGTATGCTATAAGGGGACAGTGGGTGATGGCGCTTTGCGGAGACTTGAAGATGACGTCTGTTATGAGGATGACTtaa